A stretch of Equus przewalskii isolate Varuska chromosome 11, EquPr2, whole genome shotgun sequence DNA encodes these proteins:
- the LOC103560505 gene encoding olfactory receptor 9I1-like — protein sequence MEHKNGTVTTDFILMGFQLRAELQMGLFFVFLIVYLITMVGNLGMIVLIQCDLHLQTPMYFFLSHLSLLDICYSSVIVPQLLESLGTDKMVISYERCATQFFFFTFCASTECFLLAVMAYDRYVAVCNPLLYATTMTPQTRLGLVSGAYVGAMVNSVIRTGCTFSISFCKSNHLDFFFCDLPPLLKLACSETRPWERVIYLLAFLVITTSISVILISYLFIIQAILKIHSAGSKAKTFSTCASHMTAVALFFGTLIFIYLKGNMGKSLMEDKIVSVFYTVVIPMLNPMIYSLRNKEVKEALKKVLNRMRVSQVE from the coding sequence AGAATGGCACTGTGACGACAGATTTCATTCTGATGGGGTTCCAGCTGCGAGCAGAGCTGCAGATGGGtctcttctttgtgtttctgatCGTTTATCTCATCACCATGGTGGGCAACCTGGGCATGATAGTGCTGATTCAGTGTGACCTTCACCTCCAGAcccccatgtatttcttcctcagcCACCTTTCCCTCCTGGACATTTGTTACTCCTCTGTTATTGTCCCTCAGTTGCTTGAGAGTTTGGGTACTGATAAGATGGTCATCTCCTATGAGCGCTGTGCcacccagtttttctttttcacattctgtGCTAGTACCGAGTGTTTCCTTTTGgctgtgatggcctatgaccgctatgtggccgtGTGTAACCCTCTCCTGTATGCCACTACCATGACACCACAGACTCGCCTGGGCTTAGTGTCTGGGGCATATGTTGGTGCCATGGTCAATTCTGTGATCCGCACTGGGTGTACCTTCTCGATTTCCTTCTGTAAGTCCAATCACTTGGACTTCTTCTTTTGTGACCTCCCACCTCTGCTGAAGCTTGCCTGTAGTGAGACCAGGCCATGGGAACGAGTAATCTACCTCTTAGCTTTCTTGGTCATTACAACCAGCATTTCAGTGATTCTAATATCCTACCTGTTCATCATCCAGGCAATTCTGAAGATTCATTCGGCAGGTAGCAAAGCCAAGACTTTCTCCACCTGTGCTTCCCACATGACTGCAGTGGCTCTTTTCTTTGGAACACTTATATTCATATACTTGAAAGGTAATATGGGCAAATCACTCATGGAGGACAAGATTGTGTCAGTATTTTACACTGTGGTCATCCCTATGCTGAACCCAATGATCTACAGCCTGAgaaacaaggaagtgaaagaggCTCTGAAGAAAGTTCTCAACAGGATGAGGGTTTCCCAAGTAGAGTAA
- the LOC103560501 gene encoding LOW QUALITY PROTEIN: olfactory receptor 9Q1-like (The sequence of the model RefSeq protein was modified relative to this genomic sequence to represent the inferred CDS: deleted 1 base in 1 codon), whose product MENKNLTLVTEFLLIAFTDYPGWTLPLFFLFLFIYLITLLGNLGMIILIRVDLRLHTPMYFLLSHLSFMDICYSSVTVPQMMAMLLEHGTVLSYTRCAAQFFLFTFFGSIDCYLLALMAYDRYVAVCQPLLYVTIMTQKARLGFVAGAYIAGLFSALVRTVSAFTLSFCGTNEINFIFCDLPPLLKLTCGDSYTQEVVIIVFAIFVIPACMVVILVSYLFIILAIMRISSARGRAKTFSTCASHLTTVLLFFGTLIFMYLRDDSGRSPQEDQVVSVFYTTVIPMLNPLIYSLRNKEVKDALRKILNRAKLS is encoded by the exons ATGGAAAACAAGAACCTCACCTTGGTGACTGAATTCCTCCTTATTGCATTCACTGACTATCCTGGATGGAcactccctctcttcttcctgtttctatttatctatctcaTCACCTTATTGGGGAACTTGGGCATGATTATCCTGATCCGCGTGGATCTCCGACTCCACACCCCAATGTACTTCCTTCTGAGTCACCTCTCCTTCATGGACATCTGCTACTCATCTGTCACTGTGCCTCAGATGATGGCCATGTTGTTGGAGCATGGGACAGTTTTATCCTACACACGCTGTGCTGCGCAGTTCTTCCTCTTCACCTTCTTTGGATCCATTGACTGCTACCTTCTGGCCctcatggcctatgaccgctatgtggctgTATGCCAACCTCTGCTTTACGTCACCATCATGACGCAGAAGGCTCGTTTGGGTTTTGTGGCTGGAGCTTACATTGCTGGTCTCTTCAGTGCCTTGGTGAGAACAGTCTCAGctttcactctctccttctgTGGAACCAATGAGATCAACTTCATTTTCTGTGACCTCCCTCCTCTTTTAAAGCTGACCTGTGGGGATAGCTATACGCAGGAAGTAGTAATTATCGTGTTTGCCATTTTTGTCATTCCTGCCTGCATGGTGGTGATCTTGGTGTCCTACCTGTTTATCATCTTGGCCATTATGCGGATCTCCTCAGCTAGAGGCAGGGCCAAGACCTTTTCTACGTGTGCTTCCCACCTTACCACTGTGTTACTCTTCTTTGGCACCCTCATCTTCATGTATCTGAGAGATGACTCTGGCCGGTCCCCACAGGAGGATCAGGTGGTGTCTGTGTTCTATACAACAGTGATTCCCATGTTGAATCCcctcatctacagcctgaggaacaaggaagtgaaggat gCCCTGAGGAAAATTCTAAACAGAGCCAAGTTGTCCTAA